One stretch of Salarias fasciatus chromosome 19, fSalaFa1.1, whole genome shotgun sequence DNA includes these proteins:
- the LOC115406571 gene encoding leucine-rich repeat and fibronectin type-III domain-containing protein 2 yields MDKVVISLLLLGTAVTMVHACPKYCVCQNLSESLGTLCPSKGLLFVPPDIDRRTVELRLGGNFILKITTQDFANMTGLVDLTLSRNTISAIQPFSFLDLETLRSLHLDSNRLTELGPDDLRGLVNLQHLILNNNQLSRISKTAFEDLLLTLEDLDLSYNNLRSVPWEAIRKMVNLHQMSLDHNLISFIAEGTFTDLEKLARLDLTSNRLQKLPPDPIFGRSQSSMVMSTPYVPPLSLSFGGNPLHCNCEVLWLRRLEREDDMETCASPPSLKGRYFWSVREEEFVCEPPLITQHTHKLLVLEGQTASLRCKAVGDPMPTVHWVAPDDRLISNSSRATVYENGTLDLTITTSKDYGIFTCIAANAAGESTASIELSIIQLPHLSNGTNRTTQSKSGLSDITSSTKISKGEPKPLPEKVVSVSEVTAVSALVKWTVNKSTPKVKMYQLQYNCSEDEVLIYRMIPMTSRAFVVTNLVPGMQYDLCVLAIWDDTATALTATNIIGCIQFITREDYPQCQSLHSGFLGGTMILVIGGIIVATLLVFIIILMVRYKVTSGIQTSKLPTMSNTYSQTNGGLNRFNGAPPQVKSTVVVMREEMVEFKCGSLQSSLSSSSSSSNSLDSQTVRGAGDRYSMQSSECSTLPSSKFRRHGTKARPNLDHLLGAFTSLELRGVARDHPGASGPSTATSATVAVAVAKPSDKEPLLGRAESTTMLGRLLGLPQEGKPKRSHSFDMGHVGAAQCRSNYPRRISNIWTKRSMSVNGMLLQYDDSEDEKPTFESSEWVMESTV; encoded by the exons ATGGACAAAGTGGTCATCAGTCTCCTGCTCCTGGGAACCGCAGTTACGATGGTCCATGCATGTCCCAAATATTGTGTCTGCCAGAATCTCTCAGAGTCTCTGGGGACCCTCTGCCCCTCCAAAGGCCTGCTGTTCGTGCCACCGGACATTGACCGGCGAACTGTAGAGCTCCGGCTTGGCGGCAATTTCATCCTCAAGATCACCACTCAGGACTTTGCCAACATGACCGGTCTGGTAGATCTCACTTTGTCCCGCAACACCATCAGCGCCATCCAGCCTTTCTCCTTCCTTGACCTGGAGACTTTGAGATCCCTGCATCTGGACAGCAACAGGTTGACCGAACTGGGACCAGACGACCTCCGAGGACTGGTCAACCTACAGCACCTAATCCTTAACAACAATCAGCTGAGTCGCATCTCAAAAACAGCCTTTGAGGACTTGTTACTGACACTGGAGGACCTGGATTTGTCATACAACAACTTGCGCAGTGTGCCTTGGGAAGCCATCAGAAAGATGGTCAACCTCCATCAGATGAGTCTGGATCATAATCTCATCTCCTTCATTGCCGAAGGGACTTTTACTGATTTGGAAAAACTTGCTCGCCTGGACCTCACCTCCAACCGTCTGCAGAAGCTACCACCGGATCCCATCTTTGGACGCTCTCAGAGCAGCATGGTGATGAGCACCCCTTACGTACCTCCGCTCTCTCTGAGCTTCGGTGGAAACCCGTTGCACTGCAACTGCGAGGTGCTGTGGCTACGAAGGCTGGAGCGAGAGGACGATATGGAAACCTGTGCTTCTCCTCCCAGCTTAAAGGGACGCTACTTTTGGTCTGTTCGTGAGGAGGAGTTTGTCTGTGAGCCCCCTTTGATCACACAGCACACCCACAAGTTGCTCGTTCTAGAGGGTCAAACGGCCAGCTTGCGCTGCAAAGCTGTCGGTGATCCAATGCCGACGGTGCACTGGGTTGCTCCTGACGACCGTTTGATTAGCAACTCCTCCCGGGCCACTGTGTATGAAAATGGCACACTGGATCTAACGATCACCACGTCCAAGGACTATGGTATTTTTACTTGTATAGCTGCTAATGCTGCAGGGGAATCTACTGCCTCCATCGAGCTATCAATCATTCAACTCCCCCATCTGAGTAACGGCACCAACCGCACCACACAGTCCAAGTCGGGCCTTTCGGATATAACGAGCTCAACCAAGATCAGCAAGGGGGAGCCGAAACCTCTCCCAGAAAAGGTGGTGTCCGTATCAGAAGTGactgctgtctctgctctggtcaAGTGGACGGTTAACAAATCAACTCCAAAGGTCAAAATGTACCAGCTGCAGTACAATTGTTCCGAGGATGAAGTCCTCATTTACAG GATGATTCCCATGACCAGCAGAGCCTTTGTGGTTACAAATCTTGTCCCAGGGATGCAGTACGACTTGTGCGTCTTGGCCATTTGGGATGACACAGCCACCGCCCTCACTGCCACCAACATCATTGGCTGTATCCAGTTCATCACACGGGAGGACTACCCACAGTGCCAATCCCTCCACAGCGGCTTCTTGGGAGGTACCATGATCCTGGTAATCGGGGGCATCATTGTGGCCACGCTGCTGGTGTTCATCATCATCTTGATGGTTCGCTATAAAGTGACCAGCGGAATCCAAACCAGTAAACTGCCCACTATGAGCAACACATACTCGCAGACCAACGGTGGGCTGAACCGATTCAACGGCGCCCCGCCGCAGGTCAAATCTACAGTCGTCGTGATGCGTGAGGAAATGGTCGAGTTCAAGTGTGGCTCCCTCCAGAGCAGCCTATcttcgtcgtcgtcctcctcaaACTCACTGGACAGCCAAACGGTGAGAGGCGCTGGTGATCGGTACAGCATGCAGAGCAGTGAGTGCAGCACCCTGCCCAGCAGTAAGTTCAGGAGGCACGGCACCAAAGCGCGACCGAACTTGGACCATCTTTTAGGGGCTTTCACCTCACTGGAGCTGCGAGGAGTGGCGAGGGACCACCCAGGAGCTTCTGGACCCTCCACAGCTACCAGTGCTACAGTGGCAGTGGCTGTGGCAAAACCATCTGACAAAGAACCACTACTCGGGCGGGCAGAGTCCACGACCATGTTGGGACGCCTTCTGGGGTTGCCCCAGGAGGGCAAACCCAAGAGGAGCCATTCGTTCGACATGGGTCATGTGGGGGCAGCACAGTGCCGCAGCAATTACCCTCGCAGGATCAGCAACATCTGGACTAAGCGCAGTATGTCTGTTAACGGCATGCTGCTGCAGTATGATGACAGTGAGGATGAGAAGCCCACATTTGAGAGCTCCGAGTGGGTAATGGAGAGCACAGTTTGA